One stretch of Terriglobales bacterium DNA includes these proteins:
- a CDS encoding MBL fold metallo-hydrolase — MLDISLTSKAGQFSKLIRHSAVTPRRGRSSKPIPARPGQLGVTFIGHSGFFLQLAGQNLVIDPNYANWLFVLKRLRRPGVRIKDLPPIHVVLVSHAHFDHLHRPSLRAIARHTRRRIGTSPVLVVPEHVADLVSDLGYRDVIQLGGWKEHHHRGLKITQVPSQHWGARIIRDIHRGFGGYVIQSHGHSIYHAGDTAYFKGFREIGERLRPDVALLPIGAYHPASFRNVHTSPEDAVQAFQDLGSRWMIPMHYGTFRLSHEPMDEPVRRLRHEANRVGISDRVIVLPEGMTRIFS; from the coding sequence ATGTTAGATATTTCCCTTACCAGCAAAGCTGGCCAGTTTAGCAAACTGATTCGGCATTCCGCCGTTACCCCTCGCCGCGGCAGGAGTTCCAAGCCAATCCCGGCGCGCCCCGGCCAATTGGGCGTGACCTTTATCGGCCATTCCGGCTTTTTCCTTCAGCTTGCTGGACAGAACCTGGTCATTGATCCCAACTACGCCAATTGGCTGTTCGTGCTCAAGCGTCTCCGCCGACCCGGTGTTCGCATTAAGGACTTGCCTCCCATCCACGTCGTTCTGGTCTCCCACGCCCACTTCGATCATCTGCATCGGCCATCGCTTCGAGCCATCGCTCGCCACACACGCAGGCGCATCGGCACATCCCCGGTGCTGGTCGTCCCAGAGCACGTTGCCGACCTGGTGTCTGACCTGGGCTACCGTGACGTCATTCAGCTAGGCGGCTGGAAAGAGCATCATCATCGTGGCCTCAAAATTACCCAGGTTCCTTCCCAGCATTGGGGAGCTCGCATCATTCGTGACATTCACCGCGGCTTCGGCGGATATGTGATCCAGTCGCATGGGCATTCGATTTACCACGCCGGCGACACCGCCTACTTCAAGGGCTTTCGAGAGATCGGCGAGCGTTTGCGCCCCGATGTGGCTCTGCTGCCCATCGGGGCCTATCATCCCGCATCTTTCCGCAATGTCCACACCAGCCCCGAAGATGCGGTGCAGGCTTTCCAGGACCTCGGCTCGCGCTGGATGATCCCCATGCACTACGGCACCTTCCGTCTGTCGCATGAGCCCATGGATGAGCCGGTTCGCCGGCTGCGTCACGAAGCCAATCGCGTCGGGATCAGCGACCGCGTCATCGTCCTCCCCGAAGGCATGACACGAATTTTCTCTTGA
- a CDS encoding NAD(P)-dependent oxidoreductase: MQVAFLGLGIMGQAMAANLVKAGNEVSVWNRTPGKRVEGAREAASPADAAQGAEVVWMCLADTDAVDHVLFGPDGVESAITPGMVVVDSSTISPSATRNFAERVRIKGGQYLDAPITGSKIGAQGAQLVFMVGGDPAVIEKVRPLFDAMGKLVLHMGENGQGQAAKIGMNLMIALIYEGFAEALTLITKLGVEPEAFLNLIQNSMVRSGVVDYKAPFVLKRDFSPNFPLRLMHKDIHLMLDAAHEARLKLPALETVDEIYEVASEEGYSDMDYAATLALLEKWAGVEVKSAAG; encoded by the coding sequence ATGCAGGTCGCATTCTTAGGATTGGGAATTATGGGCCAGGCTATGGCTGCCAACCTGGTGAAAGCAGGAAACGAAGTGTCGGTCTGGAACCGGACACCGGGGAAGCGGGTAGAAGGTGCCCGCGAGGCGGCTTCGCCGGCAGATGCAGCCCAGGGCGCGGAAGTCGTGTGGATGTGCCTGGCGGACACGGATGCTGTGGACCACGTGCTGTTTGGTCCTGACGGAGTTGAGTCGGCAATTACGCCGGGAATGGTGGTGGTGGATTCGAGCACGATATCGCCGAGCGCCACACGAAACTTTGCTGAGCGCGTGCGAATAAAAGGGGGGCAGTATCTGGACGCTCCTATCACTGGCTCGAAGATTGGAGCGCAGGGTGCACAGCTGGTTTTTATGGTGGGTGGCGATCCCGCCGTCATAGAAAAAGTAAGGCCGCTGTTTGACGCCATGGGGAAGCTGGTGCTGCACATGGGGGAGAATGGGCAGGGGCAGGCCGCAAAGATCGGCATGAACCTGATGATTGCCTTGATCTATGAGGGTTTCGCCGAGGCCCTGACGCTGATCACCAAATTGGGAGTAGAGCCAGAAGCCTTCCTGAACCTGATCCAGAACTCCATGGTGCGCTCGGGCGTGGTGGATTACAAAGCGCCATTTGTTCTGAAACGCGATTTCTCACCAAATTTTCCGCTGCGGCTGATGCACAAGGACATCCACCTGATGCTGGATGCAGCCCATGAAGCGCGCCTCAAACTTCCGGCCCTGGAGACTGTGGACGAGATTTACGAGGTGGCCAGCGAGGAAGGCTATAGCGACATGGACTACGCCGCAACGCTGGCACTGCTGGAGAAATGGGCTGGGGTCGAGGTGAAGAGCGCGGCGGGCTAG
- a CDS encoding SDR family oxidoreductase, producing the protein METGLKGRVAIVAAASGGLGLATAKGLAAEGVRLAICSRDPRRIQDAANQIRQNYQVEVQAQAVDVGNYQAVQNFVRATAEQFGAIHICITNAGGPPAKGFLSTTIEEWRRAVDLNFLSVVCFAKEVIPYMQRQHWGRLITITSVSVKQPVPDLVYSNAVRTAVVGLVKSLALEFGKDGILVNNVAPGFTATARLKELAAVRASAAGVSEEEIFQRWAADTALKRVGTPEELADAIVWLASDRASNITGQTILVEGGSYKGTM; encoded by the coding sequence ATGGAAACAGGCCTCAAAGGACGTGTCGCCATCGTCGCCGCCGCCAGCGGGGGCCTTGGCCTGGCCACAGCCAAAGGACTCGCCGCGGAAGGCGTTCGCCTCGCCATCTGCTCCCGCGATCCCCGCAGAATTCAAGACGCAGCCAACCAGATCAGGCAAAACTATCAGGTTGAGGTGCAGGCCCAGGCCGTGGATGTCGGCAATTACCAGGCCGTTCAAAATTTCGTGCGCGCTACCGCAGAACAATTTGGCGCCATCCACATCTGCATTACTAACGCCGGCGGTCCGCCTGCCAAGGGCTTTCTCTCCACTACCATCGAAGAATGGCGCCGCGCCGTGGACTTGAACTTCCTGAGCGTGGTCTGCTTCGCCAAGGAAGTGATTCCCTACATGCAACGTCAACATTGGGGACGCCTCATCACCATCACCTCGGTCTCTGTAAAGCAGCCGGTCCCCGATCTGGTCTACTCCAACGCTGTCCGCACCGCCGTAGTTGGGCTGGTCAAAAGCCTCGCTCTGGAATTCGGAAAAGATGGAATCCTGGTGAACAATGTCGCTCCCGGCTTCACCGCCACCGCCCGCCTCAAGGAACTGGCTGCTGTCCGCGCTTCTGCCGCCGGCGTGAGCGAGGAGGAAATCTTTCAGCGCTGGGCCGCCGATACCGCGCTGAAACGTGTGGGAACACCGGAGGAACTGGCCGATGCCATTGTCTGGCTGGCTTCCGATCGCGCCTCCAACATCACCGGGCAGACCATCCTGGTCGAAGGCGGCAGCTACAAAGGAACCATGTAA
- a CDS encoding DUF4147 domain-containing protein → MRNAAREIFQYALEQCNIASAFARDVSYERGVLRIREDLFALDRYLHVFAVSVGKAAHAMAEALVQQVGTRVYGVVVSSVEPANRLSNFTYFQGGHPLPNEDSLRGARQILSSLAKLGDHDLVIFMISGGGSSMLEKPLDEGVSLSELVETYRVLVHSGAPIAEINAIRKHLSAVKGGRLAAAAALAQQVSILVSDVPENALDSLASGPTMPDSSTVEDCYAIAAKHGLRDEFPTPVKGIFRQRALAETPKSDDVVFVRSRWWPILSSGTAAEAAARKAVSLGFAVEIDSRCDDWDYMRAADYLLQRVRETRSRRGRACVISAGEVTVRVSGESGRGGRNQQFALYCATRIEGENMVVLSAGTDGIDGNSEAAGAVVDGTTVTRVREAGLDPKKGLAGFDAFPIFQQLGDAIVTGPTGTNVRDVRVLLAW, encoded by the coding sequence TTCAGTATGCGCTTGAGCAGTGCAATATTGCATCGGCATTCGCACGCGACGTCAGTTATGAGCGTGGGGTGCTGAGAATTCGCGAAGATCTCTTCGCGTTGGATCGATATTTGCACGTTTTTGCAGTCTCGGTTGGAAAAGCTGCTCATGCAATGGCAGAAGCGCTGGTCCAGCAGGTGGGGACGCGAGTCTATGGCGTGGTGGTGAGTTCGGTAGAGCCGGCAAATCGGTTATCGAACTTCACCTATTTTCAGGGCGGGCATCCGCTGCCTAACGAGGATTCGCTGCGTGGGGCGAGACAGATTCTGAGCTCTCTGGCGAAGCTGGGTGATCACGACCTGGTGATCTTCATGATCAGCGGAGGGGGATCATCGATGCTGGAGAAGCCGCTTGATGAAGGCGTCTCACTCTCAGAGTTGGTAGAAACCTATCGTGTGCTGGTGCACTCAGGGGCGCCGATTGCGGAGATCAATGCGATCCGCAAGCACCTTTCGGCGGTGAAGGGCGGCAGGCTGGCAGCAGCTGCCGCTCTGGCGCAGCAGGTGTCGATACTGGTGTCGGATGTGCCGGAGAACGCGCTGGATTCGCTGGCTTCAGGGCCGACGATGCCGGACTCGAGCACGGTAGAGGATTGTTACGCGATCGCGGCAAAGCACGGATTGAGGGACGAATTTCCCACGCCCGTTAAAGGGATTTTTCGGCAACGCGCGCTGGCGGAGACGCCTAAATCCGACGATGTGGTATTTGTGCGATCGCGGTGGTGGCCGATTCTCTCGAGTGGGACGGCGGCTGAGGCAGCGGCAAGGAAGGCCGTCAGCCTGGGATTCGCGGTTGAGATCGACAGTCGTTGTGATGATTGGGACTACATGAGGGCGGCGGATTACTTGTTGCAACGCGTACGCGAGACGAGGAGCCGGCGCGGGCGAGCATGCGTCATTTCGGCAGGGGAGGTCACGGTGAGAGTCAGCGGCGAATCGGGCAGGGGTGGCCGAAATCAGCAATTTGCGCTGTATTGTGCGACCAGGATCGAAGGCGAGAACATGGTGGTGCTAAGTGCGGGTACGGACGGCATTGACGGAAATAGCGAAGCCGCAGGGGCGGTGGTGGACGGGACGACTGTCACCAGGGTCAGAGAAGCGGGGCTGGACCCGAAAAAGGGGTTGGCGGGATTTGACGCGTTTCCGATCTTCCAGCAACTGGGAGATGCGATTGTGACTGGTCCGACAGGAACGAATGTGCGGGATGTGAGGGTGCTGCTGGCGTGGTAG